CCTAAGCCTCGAAGTAGGGATGACAGTGAAGACTTTGGGACAGAAAGTGACTGGGAAGTggacaaaatacaaaaatcaaaaaaacccaaaaaacttgtTCCTCCGCTTTCTCCCCTCGAAAAGCTCCCGGTATGGATGGATTTTCTGTCTATATCCTTCAACAGAATGATTTATTCATTTGTGTGCGATTTACATGTCATTTGCATGGTATCCACGCAGTGGGATTCTTGGCTCCCAAGGGACCCATGGAGAGCTATCCAGAGATCCGACAACTGGATAGGAAGAGCTTACATCGTTCTTTCAACAAACGTGATTCTTTTGTGatccttttaactttattttatgcatttaaaaaacattgttctgagaagggATTTACCCTTGTCTTCACCATACAGCTTGTCAAAAGGAtccataacacacacacaaaaatttccTGTACTTGCAGAAGGATAAAATTCATCAGTTTCGTGTCTTTCTTCCCTATGCTCCACCAAGAATCCTTTCTCTAAAGATTCAGTGTATGTTCTGATTACTTTAAAATGTTGTGGAGTCCATCCCAGCCttcccaattaataaatcaaAAGCTTGAAGAAGCCAGAagttaaaatcatagaatctcgGAATCTGAAGGACCCTCAGTTATCATCCAGACTCAACGGATCTAAGAACAAATTCCCTTTCCAACATCGCTAAGGATAAAGGAGCAGCTCGGCTGCCTCCCAAAGCAGCCATTCTCTGGGTGTCATACAGACACCGGGTATAATCTGGACTATTTGCCAACCTGTGCCCACATAAGCACGGGATCGAGTTCTCTTTCCTGGGTACCCGACTTGCAGGCTTGCTACTACAGACCAGGCAACTAGCTCTCCTGTATTCTTCCTCTGGGGGGCTCTGCAGAGCCAGGAGAGATTCCCCCTTAGGCGCTGAAACCATCTACAATTCCATAGGATAAGTGGGAAGCCAGATCTTAGGGAAGCGGCTCGTATAAGGAAGAGGCAGGTGAGGGAAGAAGGTATAGGCGTTCCGGACTTTGCTTCTTGGGGTCTGTCTGGAAGGGCTgggagaataaaggaaaagagagacagggtAAGGAGGAAAATCGAGCTGTCACGAGTTGTTCAGTTAAAAAGAAAACCCTCTAACTGTGCCGTCgggagaagatggagagatgCTATCCAAGCTCCGCGTACCGGGAACCATGGGGCTAAGAGGGTGGAATCGGGAAATGAAGGATAGAAGGAATGGGAGCTTCTGAGTGGGGAGGTGGGTAGAATTTTCTACCAAGAACCTAAGCTTGAGCTCGGGAGGGAAGGACTAGTGGCTTTGGGGGCGAGGAGGACGAAAAGATAAAGGGCAAAGTATCCTCCCGGAGCGGCATCGCGGGTGGGGCCGCGCCGGAGCTccaagaggaagaagggagggggttAAGAGAGGAGACGAGGTCGGGAAGGGCTTGTCACTGAATGACAATAAATCTAACCTTATCTCTCTCCAGGGTGCTCTTCCCCAAAATCAGCTCTGAAATAAAATGGATCATGTGAGCGGGTCAGAGAGGTTTATGGAGCCTGGTTGCCTTCATGCCAATGGTTGTAAATACCTGTGCCAACTCGGGTATAAAACGCCCATCCAGCCTGGGTTGGGAGAGGAGAACCGTCATTCGACCCCCGATTCCCAGCTCATCCCTGGTCCCAGCCAGGTGGGTACTTCTCCGGCAGGGAACGTCTGTCAGGCTTGGGGCCGAAGAGAGCAAATAGGACAAGGGCGGCTTTCGTGCCCTAAGAGCCCCCGGCACTTGCTGGTGGGGACGCCCAGGTAATCCAATGGGCCACagctcctccttccctccctggaAGGCGACCGTCTAACTGGGAAGGAAGCGAGAGGAGCGTGGGCTTTTCAGGTCCTCAGTTTCAGCATCTTGCCTCTTCGACGGCTGCAGGAAAAGGTCCCGTTTCAAAAGTGACGCTGTAGGGAAAGGGGTCCTGGAGGGGTACTGGGGAGAGGGGAACTCTGTGGTTGATGTGGCGAACGGTCTGCTCCTTTCTTGCAGTGACTCGACACCTCTACCGTCCCTGGCCGCCACTGTCATGTCGGAGGAGCTGGTACCGGGCACCAAGGAAAGCCCACAGCCCCCCGGACCCACGCCTCGGGAGGGATGGAAGAAGGGCGGCCGGATGCTGTCGGTCCTGCTGTCTGTCAACGTGCTCCTCCTCGCCTGCACCCTCATAAGCAGCGGCGCCTTCAACAAGGTGGCGGTGTATGACACAGATGTGTTCGCACTGCTTACGGCTATGATGCTTCTCACCACTATCTggcttctcttttatctcttccgAACCTCCCGACGCCCCGATGCAGTCCCCTACCTGGACTCCCACGCAGGACCAATCTGGCTTCAAGGTTGGAGGGCAGAAATTTGGGTCCCAGAAGACTGCTGGGGACGGGGTTGGAAATGAGGTGCCGGGGAAAGGTGGGGAATAggcagggggaggaggggggaagggaagggcgTTTATAGCCCAGAGTTTCCTCGGGAAAATTGAGTATGGAAAACGTGCTTATGGGTAGGTGAACCAGGAATGGCGAGGAGGCCGAGTGGGTATGAGGGGGTACTTGGACTGAAGAAAGGAAAACACTATAAAAGGTCCAGACGCATCTTAAGGTCTGCAAGGTGCAATGGAAGATTATTCACTTACTATACTTGAATGACCTTGGGCCAATAATTTACCACTCCAGACCTGTTTGCTCCTCTTTGAAATAGCGGTGGGGGAAAGAGTTGAGGATGATTTCCAAAGTCTCCCAATTACTTTAAAATCTTATCGTGGCAAAGTTCCTTTACAACCCCAAATCTGACTAATTCTTGCTTCCAGAGCAGGCAGAGAGGGACTAAGGAACTGGAACGTTAACCTCTAACTTCTTTTTGGCAATCCCAATATCTCTCTGATGGTGGGCCACAAAGGATAGATAGTATGGGGATGGAACCACAGGAGAGTTCCAGATGATATGTTCCAGCATTTCACCTCCACCATCTCTACTCCCAAGGTGGGCTGGTCCTATTTGGTGTCTGTACCCTGGTCATGGATGTCTTCAAAACAGGCTACTATTCCAGTTTCTATGAGTGTCAATCAGCCATCAAGATCCTGCATCCCATCATACAGGCTATATTTGTCATTGTTCAGGTAAATGGGGAGGTCAGTTTGTACCTGATGAAGATTAGAGTTCCTGAGATAGATGAAAGGTGCAGAAGGGGTTTAGGAGTTAGGCAGTTTGGTTAGGAGCTCTGTTTATGGTTAACACTTGGCTGGGGTGGGGTGTGAAGACTATCCAGCTACAACTTTTATCCTCAAGAATATGGCCCCTTCTCCTTAGCTGACTTTAGCTGCAAACAGACCAGGATTCCTATTCTAAGCCAGAATTTTGTATAGCTTGGAACTAATGGGCAAAAGGCAGGGAGGAATCAGCTATCCAAGGAGTTagagaagctagaaaaaaaattttttctcccgATCAATGAGCTAGAGACAAACCCAAAAGTAAATAGTAGTTAGGGGTGGGCTGTTAAATGGATTGGGATTATTTCTTTAGAAAACGTCTTTGCTTATTGTCTCTAGACCTGATTGGGTGAGACAACAAGTCACAGAAACTGAAGCAAGTTAttctccttctctccattcccaACATTTTCACTGTACAGCATGTgtttaaaatttcacttttagAAATTCACTTCTTTGAGATTTGTGTACTTTGTTAAATTGTTAACACTCCTGCAGGGTAACTGTTTAAACTAACATCAACTAATAATTTAATGAGGATTCATTGACACCTAATTGACAGCAAAAACTTATAATAGGATATGATATGACATATAGAACTATGAAGATATGATGGAAAAGTAGGTGAGAAGCTATAAAGACCAAACTTTGCTTCCTGTATGATTTGACTAAAGTTACCTAAACTATGTTTTAGCCTGAGGAACTGATCTGGGAAGTGAGAGTGGAAAACAGGAAATAAACTTTTGCCTTTTGAGAGATTACTAGGTACCTTCCTGTCTCCACTCCAGAAAGAAATTGTCTCAATATATAATGAAAGAGACATAAACAATATGTATCATTGaggatttatttgttatttttgagttaacaattaatgttttatttttttcttattctactaCTTCATACCCCTTCCCTTGATCTTTCTGGCAAGATCTTTCTGAGTGATTAGGGGCCATAGGTTCAAGTTCCAGCTCGAATATTTCACCTCTTGGgcccttcatttcctcatctgttaaatgatgaTAATTTTTGCAAGACTCACCTTGCAAGGCTGTCACGAGGAAGACACTTGGTAAACCTTATTATGCTGGGTAAATTTGAGCTATTATGGAGATTGTAAAAAGGCATGTAAAACACAGAACATCAGCAGGATTCCTACTTCTGTCCTATTCAGAAGGCCACCTCTGTTTTCTATTCTTGTAGACATACTTCCTCTGGGTCTCAGCCAAGGACTGTATTCATGCCCACCTGGACCTGACCAGGTGAGTGCTTTTGCCTGCCCATCACCAATTCAAAGCCAGTTGCTTTAGTTCTTCTCATATCCGATGCCAGTTGCTTCAATCCATCACCAAATTAATGTCAGTTGGTTTAGTAAATCTCCAAATTAAATGCTATTTAATCTATTCTGTCCCCAAATTCACTGCGAAGTGCTTCAAAGCCATTTCTTACATAGTACTGTAACTTCCAAGTAGAAGTGAGGCTGGTTCATCCTGGAATATCTATTTCCCAAATGCTAAGATGGACAGAATTTTATTATGACTCACCTAGGGAGAGAAAACTTGCACCATATGCATTTGGGAGTATGAAAGGAGTAACTCCAAGGCATATTTCTTAGTGGCCCAGCCTCTTTGACAGTAGACCTGCCAAGTTTATTTGAAGAAGATTGTTCAACCCTACAAATCCcaccaaaccttttttttttttttaatctttcacaaAACACCTTCTCTATTCAGAACAGAATAGCTGTTCTCCCCAAACTTCTCCCTTGGTACATCTCAGGATGGATAGTCCCAGTGTAAAATGGTGACTCTCACTAACTTTTtcactcctcccctccccccaatagaTGTGGTCTCATGTTCACACTCACAACCAACTTGGCCATCTGGATGGCAGCTGTGGTGGATGAATCTGTTCACCAGGCACACTCCTATAGTGGCAATAGCAGCCATGCTCGTCTTACTTCTGAGGGTGAGTCTATTAATCCTCATGGGTCCACACACCACCATTGACTTGGGCAATCTCAAGTGAGTAAACTGAGTTTTATTCATCATGTGATGCATCTCTATGACTTTGGGAGAATGGTTGAATCCTCTGTAGCCTAAAGAGGGGAGTGAGCCAGAAATAGGATTCAGGGACTATTACTATTCCCTACTCCTAGCTCTAGCTGTGAGATAGTTCTTCCTTGATCTCTAAAAAGAAGGCTACTCTGGTCTTCATGGCTGGGATATTCTCCTTGCCTGCTGCCCTCCCAAAGAGAAGAAACTACACTGAAGAGAGGACAAAGATGGTTCAGCTGGTAAGAGCAAAAGAGcttgagggaagagaaagaaatacaaagaggtCCAGGAGCAGgagagtgaaaagagaaaaaaaaagggttttGGGAAAAGTAGAGAAggtggagaaagaggagagaaaatctCTTAGCTGCCATGAAATATGGTCTCCTCCATTCTTATCTTCCTGTAATGTAATTGTTCTTCATTCTCTTAGTTTCTCAAGAGCCCctaattcagttctttttttttttttttttgaggcaattggggttaagtaacttgcccaggatcacacagctaggaagtgtaacgtgtctgaggccagatttggactcaggtcctcctgacttcagggctggtactctatccactctagTGCAAGATATGCAGATAATTAATGTTTATATACCTACATAAAAACAAATCAGATTAATAACATGCTAGTCTAATAATAATTAGAACAATCTCAAAGAGGAATATGCCATATTGAGAAGTAAGGTTCCCTATCACTGGAAGCCTATACATAATTATAGACTGAATGATTACTAGTCAGGGATATTAGAGAGGATTTACCTGCTAGGTATGGATTAGACTAGCTAGACTTTGATGTCCACTCCAACTCTAAGTAAAAGCTTCTTGGAGAAGGTGAGTTTGAGCACGTGTTTTGTGAAACAGGTAGATGTCgaagtagatagagtactggtctggagtcaggaaaacctgagtttataTCTTTCCTCActtgctgtgtaaccctggacaagtcactttactgtgTTTGCCTAAGttactcatttgcaaaataaggataataatgggACTCACTTCTCAGGACTATTGTGAGATAAAGTgagatgtttataaaatattttacaaaactatataaacatatataaatacccTAAACTTGTTATCTTATTTTCCTGtggagacaattggggttaagttacttgcccaggattgtcacatagctaggaactattaagtgtctgaggtcaaatttaaactcacatcttcatgactccagggctggtgctcaaccatctagctgcttctaaACACCCTAAATTtgaatacatgtttaatatagaaGTATACTCATAAAGTGTGTATCCAATGCAAAAACAACCCCAATATAGGCAAAGAGTTATCCCTTAAAacaaatgatttcttttaataaaaaagaagaggaaaagtaatAAGCAAAACTTATTGATGTCTCAAATAGAATCTCACATTAAATTCAATGTTCTATATCCCTGGATTGATTAGCGTGAGTTTTGAAGGATaatatattttctgtttcctagggCAGGGGtccttgacatttttaaaaatatattttcataaccATATTTGAATGGCattggttttcttggtaaatctttacatttttattttatacatttaaagacattcttctgagaagggatccGTAGATTTCACTAGTAGTCACTAGACTACTAGACACATGAAACCCATTGTTTCTCAGATTGGCCCCCTTTCTTCCCACAGAACGGGTGGGCAGCACAGCAGGAGAAGCCTGTCCTTGCAACACCACCTTCTGTCAGATCTTCAAACAGGGCTACTTCTACTTGTATCCCTTCAACATTGAGTACAGCCTCTTCGCCTCCACCATGGTCTATGTCATGTGGAAGAATGTGGGGCGCCTGATAAGCTCTTCCCATGGCCATGTCCACGGCCATACCCCATCCCCTGCCAGCTTCTTCCGGGGAACCCTATTCATTGGACCTGTGCTGGGCTTGCTCATACTTGTGGTAGGGCTAGGAGTCTTCATTATCTATGAAGTTCAGGTGAGTGGGGACAAAAGTGGGACCCAGCAAGCCCTGATCCTCTACTACAGCTTTAACGTAGCCTGCTTGGGACTCATGACCTTAGTCAGCCTTGGGGGCTCTATCATCTACCGTTTTGATCAAAGGACGATGGACCATCACAAGAACCCAACTCGTACAGTGGATGTAGCTCTCCTGATGGGAGCTGCCCTTGGGCAATATGCCATCTCTTACTATTCTATTGTGGCTGTGGTGGTGGGCACCCCCAGGGATCTGTTGGGTGGACTGAACCTCTCCTATTCCTTGCTAATGATTGCCCAGCACACCTTCCAGAACATTTTCATCATCGAGAGCCTCCACCGAGGTCCCCCTACTGTCCAGGGAAACCCATCCAATGAGCCCATCCATGGCCTCATCTACACTAATCAGGATGCTCTCCAGACCTTGCCTGCCTACCCATCCACTCCTAGGCTGGTGGGCTCCACCCCTTCTGGCCCCCCAGAGGCAGTAACCATTATCTCAGCCTCTCCGAGGAACTGGAGGCGAAGATGCCTGAAGGATATTTCACTATTTCTACTGTTGTGCAACGTGATTGTGAGTAGGGGTGGAGAAGTGGTAAagatgggaggggaagggaggaatgatATTCTAGGCACTATTTGCCCAACACCAGCAAAGATGTTCTTTAATTCACCCTGCTCCTTGCCAGGTACAGTAGAGCTCTCTAGTAAAGGAGTGGTTCCTCAGCCCAGAGAGGGCAACACATTTTCTTCTAGGCAGACCTATCTAAGAAAAGagtagaaaatgaacaaaacagcAGAGTTCTGACTTCCTGGGAAAGCAATGGGAAAATGAGGCACTGGAGGGTTCTAAGTAAATGCTGACACagggaagaaagaacaggagggagGTGTGAGAGCTCATGGAGAGGGAGAGGAGTCCTCATCCACAAACTAGGGATGTGAGAGCTCATTCTATCTTGTGACTTGACTCTTTCTCAGTTTAATTAGAGCAGCAGCAGGAAGTACCAGAGTCCCATGGAAATGTGAAGACTGAGCAAATAAAGTGTTAAGAGTGTGATGGGGAAGGACAAGTAGATAGAGGCACCATATCCCAAAGTGAATCAGCAAAGCTACCTTGCAAGAAGTCTCATAGATAGATATACTCAGAAAATATATAACTCCAAAATGCCAGTATACTTAATATAAGGATACCCCAAATATTCTGGACACCTTAAATTCAGATACTTCCCCATTATAGAAACCTCCCAGTATAGCTACATTTCTACTACAGAAATATCCCCCACATAGGCAAATTCCAATATGTAAACACCTTAAATGTTGACATGCTAAATATGCCCTTAAAGTTCTGT
The Sminthopsis crassicaudata isolate SCR6 chromosome 4, ASM4859323v1, whole genome shotgun sequence genome window above contains:
- the OTOP2 gene encoding proton channel OTOP2 — encoded protein: MSEELVPGTKESPQPPGPTPREGWKKGGRMLSVLLSVNVLLLACTLISSGAFNKVAVYDTDVFALLTAMMLLTTIWLLFYLFRTSRRPDAVPYLDSHAGPIWLQGGLVLFGVCTLVMDVFKTGYYSSFYECQSAIKILHPIIQAIFVIVQTYFLWVSAKDCIHAHLDLTRCGLMFTLTTNLAIWMAAVVDESVHQAHSYSGNSSHARLTSEERVGSTAGEACPCNTTFCQIFKQGYFYLYPFNIEYSLFASTMVYVMWKNVGRLISSSHGHVHGHTPSPASFFRGTLFIGPVLGLLILVVGLGVFIIYEVQVSGDKSGTQQALILYYSFNVACLGLMTLVSLGGSIIYRFDQRTMDHHKNPTRTVDVALLMGAALGQYAISYYSIVAVVVGTPRDLLGGLNLSYSLLMIAQHTFQNIFIIESLHRGPPTVQGNPSNEPIHGLIYTNQDALQTLPAYPSTPRLVGSTPSGPPEAVTIISASPRNWRRRCLKDISLFLLLCNVILWIMPAFGARPHFNNNLEVDFYGYSLWAAIVNICLPFGIFYRMHAVSSLLEVYVLS